AAATGGCATACAGATTGGCCTTCTGGAACTTCGAAATAACAATAAACCTCCATGCGCCGATCATGCGTATGGGCGGGCATTGTATTCCAGACACTACCGGTTTTCAATTCCGTCATACCCATTTGTAGCTGACAGGTATCAACCACTCCAGCAACGAGCAATTTATTGATCACGCGGTGATTTGCTGTTTCAAGGCTGCCTAATTCTACCACTTCAGCGTCTGCCCGGGTAACCTTTTTTGTAGGGTAAGGATGATGAGCAGGTGCAGAATTAATATAAAACTTGGCAGGCTGGTCGGGATTTTTACTCGAAAATACTACCGTTTCGTTACCTTTGCCCACGTAGAGTGCCTCTTTAAAGTCGATGTCATACGAAGTTCCATTTACCGAAATAACGCCTGCGCCACCGATATTAATCACACCTAACTCTCTTCGCTCCAAAAAATAAGGCGCTTTTAGCGCGTCAATCGTGTCAAGGTTTAGCGATTTAGTCACCGGTTGTATACCTCCAGCTATATATCGATCATAGTGGGTATACACCAAATTGATCTTATCTGCTTCAAAAAGCGTTTCAACCAAGAAGTTTTTTCTTAACGCTTCGGTATCCATCCCTTTCGTTTCGTTGGGGCTGGATGCATAACGGGTTTCATAAACTATACTCATTACTCTAACTTTCTTTTAATAAAAATTGATTAATAAATGGTTTTACTCCCGCAATATACAGTTAATATCATAAAAGCGCAAACGTTTACATCTCCATATATCTATAAATTAGAGGAAGTTTATTCTATAAGGGCTATTCCAAACGTATTTTTACAACCGCTACAGCAACATCGTACGCTCCTCTTTCAGGCAATGTAATAGCTACTCCACCTTTCTCTGATGGTACATGTTTCAGTTCCTCTCCCGTATCTAATATCCGACAATCGGCTATTTGATCAGCAGGCAGGGGCAATACCAACAAATTACCTGGCAACTCATCTAATACATGTGCATAAAGATAGGTTTGTCCTTCCTGTTCCTTTTGGGTAAACACCACCTTTTCCTGTGGTTCAAGTTCACTCGGCAAGCTATTATAAACAGCCTCTCCGTTGCTGAACATCCACGCTCCCATTTCTCTTAACCGCTGGACAGCGGGAGTTGGTAAAGTTCCATCAGCTTTAGGGCCAATATTTAACAAATAGTTTCCACCTTTACTGGCGTTACTCACTAAGTACCGCAACATTTGTCCTGATGACTTCCAATGAAAATCATTATCGTGCCAAGCCCAGGTATGGTTCATCGTAGCGGGTGTCTGCCAAGGTTTTTCCAGCAGGCCTTCTGGATAAGTATTATCCATCATCTCCAGGAAGTCGATATCGTTTCCCGGGTCATGCATAGCGATTCTACCATTAATTAAACATTTATCGCTCAATTTACGAATGAGGCCGATCAATTCGTCCCTTCTTTGTGATGTGATCAAATCTGCTGCCTCGTCATCCCAGGTATCGAACCAAAGTAAGTCGGGGTCGTAGTTTTCGATCAGTTCCTGTACCTGCGGCAAACTTTTTTCTCGCCAATATTTTTCAAATTCTTCGCTGCTACGCTTGGGCTTCCAGTACGGCAAAGCGCCTTGGGGGTGTTCCCAGTCCTGCCAATGCGAATAGTAGAAACCATACTTTAGTCCGTATTTCTTACAAGCTTCTACGAGTTCGCCTAAGATGTCGCGCCCTTTGAAGGGTGTAGCAGCAATATCATACGTCGAAACCTTCGAATCCCAAAGGGCAAAACCGTCATGATGTTTCGCTGTAATCACAAAATATTTCATCCCTGCATTTTTCGCCTCTTTAATCCATCGATCGGCGTCAAAATCAACCGGGTTAAACTGTTCCTTAAGCGCCTGATAAATATCGTCAGGCACTTCCAATCGCTGCTGAATCCATTCGGCATACCAACTTTTACCATTAGGCAAGGTAGTGTCTGGCATAGTGCGCCCCTGGTATGTCCCACCCAACACGCTATATAAACCCCAATGAATGAACATGCCAAATTTAGCTTCTTTAAACCATGTTAATTTATCAGCCTGCTCCTGTATCGGGTCAACTGCCAGTCTGTGGGCCATTACCTGCTGTTGACCCACGGTAAACAATAATATGAATAAAAATGAATAAGAATTTCTCATGTCTTTATAGGTGTTTTAATGGTCTAAAGATAGCGAATAACTAGAGATACCAATCCTTATATCGCTTCAGCGCTTCCAAAAAATAGTAGTCAGCATAAATAATCGGGATATCAATCTCTGAGTTCAGTGGCAGGGCTCCGGTACTATGCGTCAATAGGAAGCCGCCATTCTCTCCGGGTTTTGAGCGATAATCATTGCTTGCCAAAGAACGAATCATTTTTTCTGCATGCTCAACATACCATTGCTTTTCTTCTGCCTTCACATATTGTCCCAGCTCTAATAAAGCAGAAGCAATAAGTGCTCCTGCAGAGGCGTCGCGCACAGCAAATGGTATCAACGGCGCATCAAAATCCCAATAGGGAATTTTATCTTCTGGAAGATTAGGGTGATTCAGAATGAACTTGGCTATACCTTCTGCCTGTTTTAGGTATTTTTCATCTCGCGTATCACGATACATCATGGTGAAACCATAAAGCGCCCAACCTTGCCCTCTTGCCCAGGATGAAGTATTTGCAGCCCCCTGCCAAGTAGCTTTTCTGTTCACTGTTCCATTTTCCGGATGGTAATCAACCACATGATACGAACTATAATCGGAACGAAAATGGTTTTTCAGAGTTGTATTACTATGTATGATGGCCAGATCTTTAAACTTTTTATCTCCACCGTTATCACTCACCCAATTAAGCATCTCCAGGTTCATCATATTATCAATAATTACCGGGCATTCCCAATACTTATTTTTATCCCAGGATTGGATAGCGCGAATGGTGGGTCGGTATCGGGTGGTTAGCGATTTTGCCGACTGGAACAAGACGTCTTTGTAGGCTCTTTCGCCCGTAATGCGATAGGCATTACCAAAACTGCAGTACATCATGAAGCCTAAATCGTGGTTTCCCGTAAACGTTTTGTTTGGCTCAATAACTTTTAGTGCCCGTAAAGCCTCTTGATGTATTTCGGGATCTTTTGTTTGTTCATAGATTAGCCATAACGAGCCTGGATAAAAACCACTGCACCACCATTCTATATTGCGTGCATCTATTTTACCGGTTTCAGGATTATAATTTTGCGGCATCTTGTCGGCTGGAATATGCTTTGCCAGCGTTTTATATTGATCACGTGCGAAATCGAAATTTTCCTGGATTAATAAGGGCATGCTCTGTTGTCCCCAAGCGATCGAACTAAGTACTAGGACGATAAGCTTTAAACTCATCAAGCTTAAAGCTTTCTTTTTCATCATATTCATTTTTTGTTGGTTATTTTTTAGCAATCTTGTGGCAAGATAGGTATTTGGCGCGAGTTATGCAATCGATTACGCAAAACAATCGATTGCATAATTGTACAGGCACTCCCATGTCTAGGTAGTCATTCTTCTAACCAAGGTAACCGGTACGATTTCGTTTTGACTGATATCCCTATTTGCATGTTTATCCTTCAATAAGGCAAGCAATTTATAGGCAACTCGATGTGCCATCTCAGCCGGATGCTGGTCTATAGTTGTTATTGGAGGAGAAATAATGGCAGCTCGGGGATCATTGGAATAACCAATAATTTTTAGTTCCTCAGGAATCTTAATTCCCTGTTCACGGGCGAATTCCACGGCTGCCACAGCTGTAGTGTCGTTAGAAGCGAAGACAACTTCCGGTTGATCGTTTCCGACAAATATCTTTCTG
This Olivibacter sp. SDN3 DNA region includes the following protein-coding sequences:
- the kduI gene encoding 5-dehydro-4-deoxy-D-glucuronate isomerase, producing the protein MSIVYETRYASSPNETKGMDTEALRKNFLVETLFEADKINLVYTHYDRYIAGGIQPVTKSLNLDTIDALKAPYFLERRELGVINIGGAGVISVNGTSYDIDFKEALYVGKGNETVVFSSKNPDQPAKFYINSAPAHHPYPTKKVTRADAEVVELGSLETANHRVINKLLVAGVVDTCQLQMGMTELKTGSVWNTMPAHTHDRRMEVYCYFEVPEGQSVCHFMGQPQETRHIWMQNEQAVISPPWSVHAGAATANYTFIWGMAGENMDYSDMDGCAITDLR
- a CDS encoding alpha-L-fucosidase, giving the protein MRNSYSFLFILLFTVGQQQVMAHRLAVDPIQEQADKLTWFKEAKFGMFIHWGLYSVLGGTYQGRTMPDTTLPNGKSWYAEWIQQRLEVPDDIYQALKEQFNPVDFDADRWIKEAKNAGMKYFVITAKHHDGFALWDSKVSTYDIAATPFKGRDILGELVEACKKYGLKYGFYYSHWQDWEHPQGALPYWKPKRSSEEFEKYWREKSLPQVQELIENYDPDLLWFDTWDDEAADLITSQRRDELIGLIRKLSDKCLINGRIAMHDPGNDIDFLEMMDNTYPEGLLEKPWQTPATMNHTWAWHDNDFHWKSSGQMLRYLVSNASKGGNYLLNIGPKADGTLPTPAVQRLREMGAWMFSNGEAVYNSLPSELEPQEKVVFTQKEQEGQTYLYAHVLDELPGNLLVLPLPADQIADCRILDTGEELKHVPSEKGGVAITLPERGAYDVAVAVVKIRLE
- a CDS encoding glycoside hydrolase family 88 protein; the protein is MMKKKALSLMSLKLIVLVLSSIAWGQQSMPLLIQENFDFARDQYKTLAKHIPADKMPQNYNPETGKIDARNIEWWCSGFYPGSLWLIYEQTKDPEIHQEALRALKVIEPNKTFTGNHDLGFMMYCSFGNAYRITGERAYKDVLFQSAKSLTTRYRPTIRAIQSWDKNKYWECPVIIDNMMNLEMLNWVSDNGGDKKFKDLAIIHSNTTLKNHFRSDYSSYHVVDYHPENGTVNRKATWQGAANTSSWARGQGWALYGFTMMYRDTRDEKYLKQAEGIAKFILNHPNLPEDKIPYWDFDAPLIPFAVRDASAGALIASALLELGQYVKAEEKQWYVEHAEKMIRSLASNDYRSKPGENGGFLLTHSTGALPLNSEIDIPIIYADYYFLEALKRYKDWYL